A window from [Limnothrix rosea] IAM M-220 encodes these proteins:
- a CDS encoding ATP-binding protein: protein MNLTALTPDIAWIVPQSEMQAFCQLWHQFGQTANRIYLNEDLLATAGIFLQYDIFRLLVDAEFTAILWGNYSAEFQQGTADNEDADGCEMAVSFAPALVSDLLASFEAQGVKLPQLKKLRKFPLPAVSQLPSELTLALMNIGRSPNQIQSQTGHGPSMTNRPLDLLLNNRLEQERILNNVTHRIYQNKDLMVTVRLALEQVQKLLRVDRLLVYQFDVTAEGQNLEAEQQSLNRVTFEVLNDNSIPSLNHYAESLPADLRSQLVEYYQDRHHLAVSNTSENARFELCPPQFKNIHNVEPPQSVLALPLMVENQLWGLLIAHQCKTQRRWRKNEISFLYHVADYLAIAVLQARSYQQLQEQKVSLETLAQQRAKELEDALLSAQVASQSKREFIHIVSHELLTPLTSIIGLSNTLSYWSTAENGNKFSAEKQQSYLQSIHTSGVKLRNLLQDILDFSQTEAARSVLDLQEFSLKQLCYSVINSFQDMAQRQGLTLTFTNRLEPEQESFCADLQRIDKILTHLLANAIKFTSHGGEVTFTIWREGEGDVLFQVKDTGIGIAPQQMPLLFEKFQQLEPSISRSHDGAGFGLALVKQLVEIHQGQIHVTSTPKKGSIFTVRIPCQSKYAGVSERTIPNGTMGGTIVVVSQDEEAATLICDLLTAANYQVIWLIDSAIALGQVTILQPSLVLLDAEQAQENVEKIMGKLQHSPQTQQIPVLLVGDRLTQRNWRQLQKHGFRDRIEKPVDSESLINLVNYHIKSRTRVLTNTPQEMPQS, encoded by the coding sequence ATGAACCTGACTGCATTGACCCCCGACATCGCTTGGATTGTTCCCCAGTCTGAGATGCAAGCCTTTTGCCAACTTTGGCACCAGTTCGGCCAGACAGCAAATCGTATTTACCTTAACGAAGATCTCTTGGCCACAGCGGGAATCTTTTTGCAATACGATATTTTTCGTCTCCTCGTCGATGCTGAATTTACAGCGATACTGTGGGGCAATTACTCTGCTGAATTTCAGCAAGGCACGGCAGACAATGAAGATGCCGACGGCTGTGAAATGGCGGTTTCCTTTGCGCCAGCACTCGTCTCTGACCTCCTCGCCAGTTTTGAAGCCCAAGGGGTTAAGTTGCCCCAGCTCAAAAAATTACGTAAGTTTCCGTTGCCTGCGGTGTCGCAACTGCCCAGTGAGTTGACTTTGGCGTTGATGAATATTGGGCGATCGCCGAACCAGATCCAGTCCCAAACTGGCCATGGCCCCAGCATGACCAACCGTCCCCTCGATCTACTATTAAATAATCGCCTTGAGCAGGAACGTATTCTCAATAATGTCACCCATCGCATCTACCAAAACAAAGATTTGATGGTGACGGTACGCCTTGCCCTAGAGCAAGTGCAAAAATTACTTCGAGTTGATCGATTGTTGGTTTACCAGTTTGATGTGACAGCAGAAGGGCAAAATCTTGAAGCAGAGCAACAGTCTTTAAATCGTGTCACCTTTGAAGTCCTTAACGATAATTCGATTCCGTCTCTAAATCATTACGCAGAGTCACTACCCGCCGATCTGCGATCGCAACTTGTTGAGTATTACCAAGACAGACATCACCTTGCCGTTAGTAATACCAGCGAAAATGCACGCTTCGAGCTCTGTCCACCACAATTTAAAAATATCCATAATGTCGAACCGCCCCAATCAGTCCTAGCCTTGCCATTAATGGTCGAAAATCAGTTGTGGGGATTATTGATCGCCCATCAATGTAAAACCCAACGACGGTGGCGGAAAAATGAGATTTCTTTTCTCTATCACGTCGCAGACTATTTGGCGATCGCCGTCTTGCAGGCCCGTTCCTACCAACAGCTACAAGAACAAAAAGTCAGCCTAGAGACCCTCGCCCAGCAGCGCGCCAAGGAGCTAGAAGATGCCCTACTATCAGCCCAAGTCGCTAGCCAATCCAAGCGGGAATTTATTCATATCGTAAGCCACGAACTCCTGACCCCCCTCACCTCAATCATTGGCCTATCCAATACCCTCAGCTATTGGTCAACGGCGGAGAATGGCAATAAATTTTCGGCAGAAAAACAGCAAAGCTATCTACAAAGTATCCACACCAGCGGTGTCAAACTCAGAAATCTATTGCAGGATATTCTAGATTTTTCCCAAACAGAAGCCGCCCGCTCAGTCCTTGATCTACAGGAATTTTCCCTAAAACAATTGTGCTACTCGGTGATCAACTCATTTCAGGATATGGCACAACGTCAAGGGTTAACCCTCACTTTCACCAATCGCCTTGAACCCGAACAGGAAAGTTTTTGCGCAGATCTACAACGCATTGACAAAATTTTGACCCACCTCTTAGCCAATGCCATTAAATTCACCTCCCATGGTGGCGAGGTCACCTTTACCATTTGGCGGGAAGGCGAGGGTGATGTGCTTTTCCAAGTGAAGGATACGGGTATTGGTATTGCGCCCCAGCAAATGCCCCTATTGTTTGAAAAATTTCAGCAGCTAGAACCATCCATTAGCCGGAGCCATGATGGTGCGGGCTTTGGGTTGGCCTTAGTCAAACAATTGGTAGAAATCCACCAAGGTCAAATCCATGTCACGTCAACGCCAAAAAAGGGGTCTATTTTCACGGTACGTATCCCCTGTCAGAGCAAATATGCTGGTGTTTCAGAACGGACGATCCCCAATGGCACCATGGGCGGCACGATTGTTGTCGTTTCCCAAGATGAGGAAGCGGCGACGCTCATTTGCGATTTGCTGACGGCCGCAAACTACCAGGTTATTTGGCTCATTGATAGTGCGATCGCCCTTGGACAGGTCACGATTTTACAGCCGAGTTTAGTGTTATTAGACGCAGAGCAGGCTCAGGAAAATGTGGAAAAAATTATGGGCAAGTTGCAGCATTCGCCCCAAACCCAACAAATTCCAGTGTTACTTGTGGGCGATCGCCTCACCCAACGCAATTGGCGACAGCTCCAGAAACACGGCTTCCGGGATCGTATCGAAAAGCCCGTTGACAGCGAATCATTGATCAACCTTGTGAACTATCACATTAAAAGTCGCACAAGGGTTTTGACAAATACTCCACAGGAAATGCCCCAGAGCTAA
- the cbiT gene encoding precorrin-6Y C5,15-methyltransferase subunit CbiT, with the protein MWQYQTPGIPDKLFERLPGIPLTKREARLLIISALRMEPESVLWDIGAGTGTISIEIALLCPEAQVVSVERDEDVAALVRTNSQRFKCQNISVFEGNAPECFADIATKPDRICLGGGKPIKDLLHKAWSFLPTGGRAVAMATNLEQLYQLSEGFAELQARNVEVVQAAINRLETQGMRQVFAAVDPMFILSGEKID; encoded by the coding sequence ATGTGGCAATACCAAACCCCCGGCATTCCCGATAAATTATTTGAGCGTTTACCGGGGATTCCCCTGACAAAACGTGAAGCTCGATTACTCATCATTTCGGCGCTGCGCATGGAACCGGAGTCTGTGCTCTGGGATATTGGGGCGGGTACGGGAACGATTTCCATTGAGATTGCGCTGCTTTGTCCTGAGGCTCAAGTGGTTTCGGTGGAGCGAGATGAAGATGTTGCGGCACTGGTGCGTACGAATAGTCAACGGTTTAAGTGCCAAAATATTTCTGTATTTGAGGGAAATGCGCCGGAGTGTTTTGCTGATATTGCCACAAAGCCTGATCGCATTTGTTTGGGAGGTGGCAAACCAATTAAGGATCTCTTGCATAAGGCTTGGTCATTTCTCCCCACGGGTGGTCGTGCGGTGGCGATGGCGACGAATTTGGAGCAGCTTTATCAGTTGTCGGAAGGGTTTGCGGAGTTGCAGGCGCGCAATGTGGAGGTGGTGCAGGCAGCGATTAATCGTTTGGAAACCCAAGGCATGCGGCAGGTGTTTGCGGCGGTTGATCCGATGTTTATTCTCAGTGGTGAAAAGATTGATTAA
- a CDS encoding putative toxin-antitoxin system toxin component, PIN family — MARVIIDTNLWISFLIGKNSQSLKDLLIQAENTPIFSAALLEELTAVTQRPKLQKYFSQANVETLLSFLKSISEIIEPTSQVKLCRDPKADFLITGDQDLLVLKEIEMTKIVTYQQFVALQRDL; from the coding sequence ATGGCTAGAGTCATCATCGACACAAACCTGTGGATTAGTTTTCTCATTGGTAAAAACTCACAGTCCCTCAAAGACCTATTGATTCAAGCTGAGAACACCCCGATTTTCTCAGCCGCACTTTTAGAAGAACTTACTGCCGTTACCCAGAGACCCAAACTCCAAAAATACTTTTCTCAAGCCAATGTTGAGACCCTCTTGAGTTTTCTAAAAAGTATCAGCGAAATCATTGAACCCACATCACAAGTGAAGCTATGCCGAGATCCAAAAGCCGATTTTTTGATCACAGGAGATCAAGATCTACTTGTTCTGAAAGAAATTGAAATGACCAAAATTGTCACTTACCAACAGTTTGTAGCCTTGCAACGCGATCTGTAA
- the vap15 gene encoding type II toxin-antitoxin system VapB15 family antitoxin — translation MQSLYQLPLTFEQILSLVRQLPATEKEQIRQELETERRTQQLENLMAAFQTDELTLEEITAEVEAVRATNYHHG, via the coding sequence ATGCAGAGCCTCTATCAATTGCCCCTCACCTTCGAGCAAATTCTCTCCCTTGTCCGCCAACTACCCGCCACGGAAAAAGAACAAATCAGACAAGAACTCGAAACAGAACGCCGCACCCAGCAACTCGAAAACCTAATGGCTGCATTTCAAACCGATGAACTGACCCTAGAAGAGATCACCGCCGAAGTTGAAGCCGTGCGTGCTACCAACTACCATCATGGCTAG
- a CDS encoding nucleotidyltransferase family protein, with the protein MYLTLPITINQESLEEYCLRHHIQRLAVFGSALRDDFTKESDLDLLVEFQDSHTPGWEIVTIADELSTLFGRRVDLRTSMDLSRYFRQEVEQEAIAIYEQD; encoded by the coding sequence GTGTACCTAACTCTGCCCATCACGATCAATCAAGAATCTCTAGAAGAATATTGTCTTCGCCATCACATTCAGCGACTAGCTGTATTTGGTTCTGCGTTGCGGGATGATTTTACGAAGGAGAGTGATTTGGATTTACTCGTCGAATTTCAAGATAGTCATACGCCGGGATGGGAAATTGTGACGATCGCCGATGAGCTAAGTACATTGTTTGGGCGCAGGGTAGATCTCAGAACATCAATGGATCTCAGCCGCTATTTTCGTCAAGAAGTCGAACAGGAGGCGATCGCCATTTATGAGCAAGATTGA
- a CDS encoding helix-turn-helix domain-containing protein → MGRAGKALRQTLEEHQISQNKLATVLGIGRSKVFRWFHEQIDPTAETVAEIVKALNKINPDAAQKFIDLYLGKLIKK, encoded by the coding sequence ATGGGAAGAGCAGGAAAAGCCTTACGACAGACGCTTGAAGAGCACCAGATTAGTCAAAATAAGCTGGCGACTGTTTTGGGTATTGGTAGATCAAAAGTTTTCCGCTGGTTCCATGAGCAAATCGATCCCACCGCCGAAACCGTTGCAGAGATAGTTAAGGCTTTAAATAAAATCAATCCTGATGCTGCTCAAAAATTTATTGATTTATACCTTGGGAAATTAATAAAAAAGTGA
- a CDS encoding DNA phosphorothioation-associated putative methyltransferase, which yields MTKELLNIKTVCSLCHNLSFGKKLPQALYIHISALGRLPKLLKDYEAITRSLLPDQTFPIVLIKFNTSEPKISYLDYSDFNEDPHPALKQSIQVNLELSSHQLRHYGENPPILHRKETFVCPDYPHYQTFAELTEAEEKLGLLADSRNIGHRQQWEEKLQHFRVRIKDHQLIEIKNTEGKSPKIDRHKAAIIRRQMSRPVRSLFEANLVHEGMSFFDYGCGHGEDLKFVAEKGFTAQGWDPFYQPDNELIAADIVNLGYVINVVEKPVERREALVNAWGLTQKILVVSAQVLIADGGYGQVAYGDGVITSRNTFQKYYDQEELKLYIDQVLGVDAVPVALGIYFVFRDESQAETFRASRFRSRATTPRIRLSIKRFEDYQELLQPLMNFITERGRLPKKNELPEEGDICAEFRTLTRAFKVIEEATDAAEWESITEQRRSDIQIYLALSKFAKRPKFSQLNDTLKTDIKVLFGTYKQACLLSDMMLFSLGDLQNLADIAQQSDIGICSSKALLVHISALEQLDPMLRLYEGCASRTVGRLENVSLVRFYLREPKIAYISCDNFDKDPHPRWQMAMQIGLQNLKVRYKEYDSDFAPVVQRKDRLVGQDYSLYEKFAKLSQQEEDWGLFDDWSEIQLWSGWQKVLRETGVEFNGSRLQWRKDANPYQQKIVKSRIRARQRQRQKYKKGN from the coding sequence ATGACTAAAGAGCTATTGAACATTAAAACGGTTTGTTCTCTTTGTCATAATCTTAGCTTTGGAAAAAAACTTCCACAGGCTTTATATATTCACATTTCTGCTTTAGGAAGATTACCAAAACTTTTGAAAGACTACGAGGCGATCACCCGTTCTCTGCTCCCCGATCAAACTTTCCCCATTGTCCTAATCAAGTTCAACACCAGCGAACCCAAAATTTCCTATCTCGATTACTCTGACTTTAACGAAGATCCTCACCCCGCTTTAAAACAGAGCATTCAAGTTAATTTAGAACTCTCCAGCCATCAATTGCGCCATTATGGTGAAAACCCGCCAATTTTGCATCGTAAAGAAACTTTCGTTTGTCCAGATTATCCCCACTATCAAACCTTTGCCGAACTGACTGAAGCAGAAGAAAAATTAGGTTTGCTCGCCGATTCTCGTAATATTGGGCATCGGCAACAGTGGGAAGAGAAACTCCAACATTTTCGAGTCAGAATTAAAGACCATCAACTGATCGAGATTAAAAACACTGAAGGTAAATCTCCCAAGATAGATCGCCACAAAGCTGCCATTATTCGCCGCCAGATGTCTCGTCCCGTGCGATCGCTGTTTGAGGCAAATTTAGTGCATGAGGGCATGAGCTTTTTTGACTATGGTTGTGGTCATGGTGAGGATCTCAAATTCGTTGCAGAAAAAGGGTTCACAGCTCAAGGTTGGGATCCGTTTTATCAACCCGATAATGAACTAATCGCAGCGGATATTGTGAATCTCGGCTATGTGATCAATGTGGTCGAGAAGCCAGTAGAACGGCGGGAAGCACTGGTTAATGCTTGGGGACTGACGCAAAAAATCTTGGTGGTTTCGGCACAGGTTTTGATCGCTGATGGGGGTTATGGTCAGGTTGCCTATGGTGATGGGGTGATTACCAGTCGCAATACTTTTCAGAAATATTATGACCAAGAAGAATTAAAACTCTATATCGATCAGGTGTTGGGAGTTGATGCAGTTCCGGTGGCTTTGGGCATTTACTTTGTGTTTCGGGATGAGTCCCAAGCGGAAACATTCCGGGCTTCTCGATTTCGCTCAAGGGCAACCACACCGAGAATTCGTCTGTCGATTAAACGGTTTGAGGATTATCAAGAACTGCTGCAACCCTTGATGAACTTTATTACGGAGCGGGGGCGATTACCAAAGAAAAATGAGTTGCCTGAAGAAGGAGATATTTGTGCTGAATTTAGAACTTTAACCCGTGCTTTTAAAGTCATTGAAGAGGCAACAGATGCAGCAGAATGGGAAAGCATTACGGAGCAAAGACGCTCTGATATTCAAATTTATTTGGCTTTGTCTAAGTTCGCAAAACGTCCGAAGTTCAGTCAGTTAAATGACACCTTAAAAACTGATATAAAAGTACTTTTTGGAACCTATAAACAGGCTTGTTTACTATCGGATATGATGCTGTTTAGTTTGGGAGATTTGCAGAATTTAGCGGATATTGCCCAACAGAGTGACATTGGGATTTGTTCCAGTAAAGCGTTATTAGTTCATATCAGTGCTCTTGAACAGCTTGATCCAATGTTGCGACTGTATGAAGGGTGTGCGAGTCGAACAGTGGGGCGATTAGAGAATGTAAGTTTGGTGCGGTTTTACCTCCGTGAGCCGAAGATTGCTTATATTTCCTGTGACAATTTTGATAAAGATCCTCACCCCCGTTGGCAAATGGCGATGCAGATTGGTTTGCAGAATCTGAAGGTGCGTTACAAGGAATATGATTCTGATTTTGCGCCTGTTGTCCAACGCAAGGATCGCCTTGTGGGTCAGGATTATTCCCTATACGAAAAGTTTGCGAAGTTATCCCAACAGGAAGAGGATTGGGGTTTGTTTGATGATTGGTCTGAGATTCAGCTCTGGTCGGGTTGGCAAAAGGTGCTCAGGGAAACTGGGGTTGAGTTTAATGGTTCTCGGTTGCAATGGCGTAAGGATGCTAATCCCTATCAACAAAAAATTGTGAAGTCGCGGATTCGTGCGAGACAACGGCAACGACAGAAGTATAAGAAGGGTAATTAG
- a CDS encoding HNH endonuclease: MTKDVAYYQQKFKKLRVDRSRGTAPHQPIMLLSVIEQIEQKHITVNRIHPNASLIATFSKYWSYLAGENHRNSMHLPFFYLKSSKFWHLKVKAGLETVIKGFKPKSVNTLTALIDYAYLDPELFALLQRTGDRHVLIMTLLDEWFPNKQEQIQRLFQKDAFKEFQDRLRESGGRIYKIDDNEVKDENISIVRDEAFKKNVVANYNYQCCFCGLRILDLKGQRIVDGAHIKRFSEFHDDRFDNGLSLCKNHHWAFDRGWFTLDDTYRIIVSNHIDEISPNNKGIKDFAGEKITLPYERIYNPRTDALEWHFDKVFQKGKHQSPSLFY, encoded by the coding sequence ATGACCAAAGATGTAGCCTACTACCAGCAAAAGTTTAAAAAGCTACGGGTTGATCGTTCGCGGGGGACTGCACCCCATCAGCCCATCATGTTGTTGTCGGTGATTGAGCAAATTGAACAAAAGCACATCACGGTGAATCGCATCCATCCTAATGCCAGTTTAATCGCCACCTTCTCGAAATACTGGAGTTATCTGGCTGGGGAAAATCACCGCAATAGTATGCACTTGCCGTTTTTCTATCTAAAGAGTAGTAAGTTTTGGCATCTGAAGGTAAAGGCGGGTTTGGAAACGGTGATCAAGGGTTTTAAGCCAAAAAGTGTGAATACGCTAACGGCTTTGATTGATTATGCTTACCTCGATCCTGAGCTTTTCGCATTGCTACAAAGGACGGGCGATCGCCATGTTTTGATTATGACGTTGCTGGATGAGTGGTTCCCTAATAAACAGGAACAAATCCAAAGGTTATTTCAAAAGGATGCGTTTAAAGAGTTTCAGGATCGTTTGCGGGAGTCAGGCGGCAGGATTTATAAGATTGATGACAATGAAGTCAAAGATGAAAATATAAGCATTGTTCGAGATGAAGCATTTAAAAAGAATGTTGTTGCAAACTACAATTATCAATGCTGTTTTTGCGGCTTAAGAATTTTGGATCTGAAGGGTCAAAGAATTGTCGATGGGGCGCATATTAAACGTTTTTCAGAATTTCATGATGATCGTTTTGATAATGGCTTATCCCTCTGCAAAAATCATCACTGGGCTTTCGACCGAGGGTGGTTCACTCTTGACGATACATACCGCATTATTGTTAGTAATCACATTGACGAAATTTCTCCCAACAATAAAGGGATCAAGGACTTTGCAGGAGAAAAAATCACTTTGCCATATGAAAGAATTTACAACCCTAGAACTGACGCTTTAGAGTGGCATTTTGATAAAGTTTTTCAGAAAGGTAAACATCAAAGTCCGTCACTTTTTTATTAA
- a CDS encoding ABC transporter permease: MKRLQLNFWTPVTLAIAALIATPILFVLSSVFTDSGEVWRHLVETVLGRYILNSLWLMLGVGFGVTVVGVTAAWLVTMCRFWGKRFWEVVLLLPLAAPAYLLAYVYTDLLDYYGWVQRTLRDIFGWSSAQDYWFPAVRSLPGAIIMLVLVLYPYVYLLARVSFLEQSATTVEASRTLGCTPWQSFWAIALPLARPAVTAGLALALMETLNDFGTVQFFGVETFTTGIYRTWFGLGEPQAAAQLAATLMIFIAALLLLEKWSRQQAKYYQTSNNYSAPNLYQLPRWRSLLANLFCFIPVFFGFILPIGVLLEMAFNRPQSRFKLQFGEFAQHSFVLATLTAFLAVAIAIILAYGQRLNQSLVIRFGIRVAALGYAIPGSVIAVGILIPIGKLDNAIANFFKAQFDISTGLLLSGTVVALIFAYLVRFLAVSFGAVETSLGKIKPTLDDASRSLGYSPIKTLIQVHTPLMWSGLLTAAMLVFVDVMKELPATLVIRPFNFDTLAVKVYQYASDERLVEASVPALAILGVGLIPVIFLSWQISHSRTE, translated from the coding sequence TTGAAACGTCTACAGCTAAATTTCTGGACTCCTGTCACTCTGGCGATCGCCGCATTGATTGCGACCCCTATTTTATTTGTATTAAGCAGCGTCTTTACAGACTCAGGAGAAGTCTGGAGACACCTTGTGGAAACGGTTTTAGGGCGGTATATCCTAAATTCTTTGTGGTTGATGCTAGGCGTTGGCTTCGGCGTAACGGTTGTGGGGGTGACGGCGGCTTGGCTAGTGACCATGTGTCGCTTTTGGGGGAAAAGATTTTGGGAAGTGGTTCTACTTTTGCCCCTAGCAGCTCCGGCCTATTTGCTCGCCTATGTTTATACAGATTTGCTGGATTATTACGGTTGGGTGCAGCGAACCCTCCGGGACATTTTTGGGTGGTCATCGGCACAGGACTATTGGTTTCCGGCAGTGCGGTCTCTACCCGGCGCAATCATTATGTTAGTTTTGGTGCTTTACCCTTACGTTTATTTGTTAGCACGGGTTTCTTTTCTAGAACAATCTGCTACTACAGTCGAAGCGAGTCGAACCCTTGGATGCACTCCTTGGCAAAGTTTTTGGGCGATCGCCTTACCTTTAGCGCGTCCGGCAGTGACAGCAGGTTTAGCTTTAGCGTTAATGGAAACCCTCAATGATTTTGGGACAGTACAATTTTTTGGGGTCGAAACTTTTACGACGGGAATTTATCGGACATGGTTTGGCCTCGGTGAACCCCAAGCCGCAGCACAACTGGCAGCGACACTCATGATTTTTATTGCGGCTCTGCTCCTCCTCGAAAAGTGGTCGCGGCAACAGGCGAAATATTATCAAACCAGTAACAATTACTCTGCCCCAAATTTGTACCAACTCCCACGGTGGCGATCGCTCCTCGCTAATCTTTTTTGTTTTATCCCTGTTTTTTTTGGGTTTATTTTGCCGATTGGGGTACTGCTGGAAATGGCGTTTAATCGTCCCCAGTCAAGATTTAAGTTGCAGTTTGGGGAATTTGCCCAGCATAGTTTTGTCTTAGCCACTCTCACTGCATTCCTCGCTGTGGCGATCGCCATTATCCTCGCCTATGGTCAACGGCTCAACCAAAGTTTAGTGATACGCTTCGGTATTCGCGTCGCAGCTTTAGGCTATGCAATTCCCGGCTCAGTGATTGCAGTCGGTATCCTGATCCCCATCGGTAAACTCGATAATGCGATCGCCAACTTTTTTAAAGCACAATTTGATATTTCCACAGGGCTACTACTGAGCGGCACAGTCGTTGCCCTCATCTTTGCCTATCTCGTGCGTTTTCTGGCAGTGTCCTTTGGCGCAGTGGAAACCAGCCTCGGCAAAATCAAACCAACCCTCGACGACGCATCCCGCAGCCTTGGCTATTCCCCCATAAAAACCCTCATTCAAGTCCATACCCCCCTAATGTGGAGTGGTCTACTCACAGCCGCAATGCTCGTTTTTGTCGATGTCATGAAAGAGCTGCCAGCCACCCTCGTGATTCGCCCCTTTAATTTTGATACCCTCGCCGTAAAGGTTTACCAATATGCTTCCGATGAAAGACTTGTGGAGGCTTCTGTCCCTGCCCTTGCCATCTTGGGTGTCGGTTTAATTCCTGTGATTTTTCTCAGTTGGCAAATTTCCCACAGCCGCACTGAATAA
- the pip gene encoding prolyl aminopeptidase, with translation MRDLYPPIRPYNTGMLSVSDIHTLYFEESGNPDGQPVIFIHGGPGGGCPPIYRQLFHPDLWRIILFDQRGAGRSTPKAELRENTTWDLVADIETIREYLGVDKWVVFGGSWGSTLSLAYSETHPERCLGLILRGIFMLRQKEIHWFYQHGASEIFPDAWEEFLKPIPPEERHDLVSAYHKRLTSGDRHIRLTAAKAWSVWEGSTSKLVPSPSSKTSFSRPDFAEAFARIECHYFVNKGFFDSEDQLIKNIDRIRHLPCVIVQGRYDVVCPMTTAWELHRAWPEAEFILIPTAGHSAFEAGIQTELLHATDKFAKLDR, from the coding sequence ATGCGCGATTTATATCCCCCGATTCGCCCCTACAACACTGGGATGTTAAGCGTTTCCGATATCCACACCCTCTACTTTGAAGAATCAGGCAATCCGGATGGGCAGCCAGTTATTTTTATTCACGGTGGCCCCGGTGGCGGCTGTCCTCCCATTTATCGGCAACTGTTTCACCCAGACCTATGGCGCATTATTTTATTTGATCAACGGGGCGCAGGTCGTAGTACTCCCAAAGCAGAACTACGGGAAAATACCACTTGGGATCTCGTCGCGGATATTGAAACCATTCGGGAATATCTCGGTGTCGATAAATGGGTCGTGTTTGGCGGCAGTTGGGGCAGTACTTTATCTTTGGCCTACAGCGAAACCCATCCAGAGCGGTGTTTAGGTCTAATTTTGCGGGGGATTTTTATGCTCCGCCAAAAGGAAATCCACTGGTTTTATCAGCATGGTGCGAGCGAGATTTTTCCGGATGCCTGGGAAGAATTTTTGAAACCGATTCCCCCCGAAGAGCGTCATGATCTCGTCAGTGCTTACCATAAACGCCTTACCAGCGGCGATCGCCACATTCGTTTAACAGCAGCAAAAGCATGGTCAGTGTGGGAAGGCAGTACGAGCAAACTTGTGCCCTCACCCAGTAGCAAAACTAGTTTTTCTCGACCAGATTTTGCCGAAGCCTTTGCAAGAATTGAATGCCACTATTTTGTCAATAAAGGATTTTTTGATAGCGAGGATCAGCTGATTAAAAATATCGACCGCATCCGGCATTTACCCTGCGTGATCGTACAAGGACGCTACGATGTCGTTTGCCCCATGACAACAGCGTGGGAGCTCCACCGTGCTTGGCCAGAAGCTGAGTTTATTCTCATCCCCACAGCTGGGCACTCTGCTTTCGAAGCTGGCATTCAGACAGAACTACTCCATGCCACAGATAAATTTGCCAAGCTCGACCGATAA
- a CDS encoding DUF86 domain-containing protein, with protein MSKIDDLTRLKHIRDASERIIQFTEGRSRSDLDTDEMLALALVRLVEIIGEAANHISPDCQGNYSNIPWRQMIGMRNRLVHAYFDVDLDILWVVVSRNIPTVLGQITTVLAMLENQ; from the coding sequence ATGAGCAAGATTGATGACCTGACGCGCTTGAAACACATCAGAGATGCTTCAGAACGCATTATCCAATTCACAGAAGGGCGCAGTCGCAGTGATTTAGATACGGATGAAATGCTTGCTTTAGCTTTGGTTCGGTTAGTTGAGATTATTGGTGAAGCGGCAAATCATATATCTCCAGATTGTCAGGGCAATTACTCTAATATTCCTTGGCGACAAATGATCGGGATGAGAAATCGATTAGTCCATGCTTATTTTGATGTGGATTTAGATATTCTTTGGGTTGTCGTTTCTCGGAATATCCCAACTGTATTGGGTCAAATCACGACAGTCCTTGCAATGCTGGAGAATCAATAA